A genomic window from Armatimonadota bacterium includes:
- a CDS encoding S9 family peptidase gives MPRVAPYGSWRSPITADLVASGGVVFHEIMIDGADLYWTELRPAEGGRKVIVRRSADGRVADLTVPPYNARTRVHEYGGGDFLVIDGSVYFSNFADQRLYRLDPGRSPEPLSPSGPYRYADGIADRGRRRIICVREDHSPGDQDALNTLVAVSLDDGRAQVLVEGADFYSSPRLSPDGRRLAWLSWNHPNMPWDGTELWVAPVASEGALGEARRVAGGPEESIFQPEWSPDGALHFISDRTGWWNLYRWDEGRNAAEALAPMEAEFGRPQWVFRLSTYGFIDPQTIVCAFSVGGTTRLALLDRRTRRLNVLDQPCTDLSQITPAPDAVYFIGASPTRPSSLVRLDLRTRETEVVRASRPTTVDPGYLSIPEAVEFPTAGGLTAHAWFYPPANRDFTGPPRERPPLLVISHGGPTSFSPGVLRFEIQYWTSRGFAVADVNYGGSTGYGRAYRNRLRGRWGVVDVDDCVHAARYLVERGLVDPRRLAVRGGSAGGYTTLCALAFRQVFHAGASYYGVSDLEAMHRDTHKFEAQYDQRLIGPWPERLDLYRSRSPVHFTDRITAPVIFFQGLEDRVVPPNQSEMMVEALRARGIPVAYLAFEGEQHGFRRAETIRRALEAELYFYSRIFGFTPADPIPPVRIDNLP, from the coding sequence ATGCCCCGTGTCGCGCCGTACGGTTCCTGGCGGTCGCCGATCACCGCCGATCTCGTGGCGAGCGGCGGCGTCGTCTTCCACGAGATCATGATCGACGGGGCAGACCTCTACTGGACCGAGCTCCGTCCGGCCGAAGGGGGTCGGAAGGTCATCGTCCGGCGGAGCGCCGACGGCCGGGTGGCCGATCTGACCGTGCCGCCGTACAATGCGCGGACCAGGGTACACGAATACGGCGGCGGCGACTTCCTGGTCATTGACGGCAGCGTCTACTTCTCGAATTTCGCCGACCAGCGGCTCTACCGCCTCGACCCGGGGAGATCGCCCGAGCCGCTTTCGCCATCGGGCCCCTACCGGTACGCCGACGGGATCGCCGATCGCGGGCGCCGGCGCATCATCTGTGTTCGCGAGGATCACTCGCCCGGCGACCAGGACGCCCTCAACACCCTCGTCGCCGTCTCCCTGGACGACGGACGGGCGCAGGTGCTGGTCGAAGGCGCGGACTTCTACTCCTCGCCGCGCCTGAGCCCCGACGGCAGGCGGCTGGCCTGGCTGTCCTGGAACCATCCCAACATGCCCTGGGACGGGACGGAGTTGTGGGTCGCCCCGGTCGCCTCCGAAGGCGCCCTCGGCGAGGCGAGGCGCGTGGCCGGCGGGCCGGAGGAGTCGATCTTCCAGCCCGAGTGGTCCCCCGACGGTGCGCTCCATTTCATCTCCGATCGCACGGGGTGGTGGAATCTGTACCGGTGGGACGAGGGGCGCAACGCGGCGGAGGCCCTGGCTCCCATGGAGGCGGAGTTCGGCCGGCCCCAGTGGGTCTTCCGCCTGTCCACGTACGGGTTCATCGATCCGCAGACCATCGTCTGTGCCTTCAGTGTCGGGGGCACCACACGCCTCGCCCTCCTGGATCGCCGGACCCGCCGACTGAACGTCCTGGATCAGCCCTGCACCGACCTGTCGCAGATCACCCCCGCTCCGGACGCCGTGTACTTCATCGGAGCCTCGCCCACTCGCCCCTCGTCGCTGGTGCGCCTCGACCTGCGCACGCGGGAGACCGAGGTCGTCCGCGCCTCGCGGCCGACGACCGTCGATCCAGGGTACCTGTCGATCCCGGAGGCGGTCGAGTTCCCCACCGCAGGCGGGCTCACCGCGCACGCCTGGTTCTATCCGCCGGCGAACCGCGACTTCACCGGTCCGCCGCGGGAGCGACCGCCGCTGCTGGTGATCAGCCACGGCGGGCCGACGAGTTTCTCGCCGGGAGTGCTCCGGTTTGAGATCCAGTACTGGACCAGCCGCGGCTTCGCCGTTGCGGATGTGAACTACGGCGGGAGCACCGGGTACGGGCGCGCCTACCGCAACCGCCTCCGCGGCCGGTGGGGCGTGGTGGACGTCGACGACTGCGTGCACGCGGCGCGCTACCTGGTGGAGCGCGGCCTGGTCGATCCGCGGCGTCTGGCCGTGCGCGGCGGCAGCGCCGGCGGGTACACCACGCTGTGCGCGCTGGCCTTCCGTCAGGTCTTCCACGCCGGCGCTTCCTACTACGGGGTCAGCGACCTGGAGGCGATGCACCGCGACACGCACAAGTTCGAGGCCCAGTACGACCAGCGCCTGATCGGTCCGTGGCCGGAACGCCTCGACCTGTATCGGAGTCGGTCGCCCGTGCACTTCACCGACCGGATCACCGCGCCGGTGATCTTCTTCCAGGGGCTGGAAGACAGAGTGGTGCCGCCGAACCAGTCGGAGATGATGGTGGAGGCGCTGCGCGCCAGGGGCATCCCCGTGGCCTACCTGGCCTTCGAGGGGGAGCAGCACGGGTTCCGCAGGGCGGAGACGATCAGGCGCGCGCTGGAAGCCGAACTGTACTTCTACTCCCGCATCTTCGGCTTCACCCCGGCGGATCCGATCCCCCCGGTGCGGATCGACAACCTCCCCTAG
- a CDS encoding DMT family transporter, with protein sequence MSPLALLLVLLAAGIHAFWNYLVKRIDADAAALWMYGTLSAICYLPLALGLVLLRRPQIGPAGYGFMAGSAVLHIGYFLFLQRGYRAGDLSVVYPVARGTGPLLTTAGAIVLLNEPLTGGAATGTILIASGIFLLAGGLHFLRARSARIALAVRYGVITGVFIGMYSLWDKYAVSALLVPPILMDWGTSVTRSLLLAPVAALRWTEVRDHWARHRRPLIGIAVLSPLSYILVLTAMVFTPVSYVAPAREVSILIGTAMGTQWLAEGHTRHRLAGAAAMVAGLAVLALG encoded by the coding sequence GTGAGCCCGCTGGCCCTGCTCCTGGTCCTCCTCGCCGCGGGGATCCATGCCTTCTGGAACTACCTGGTCAAGCGGATCGACGCGGACGCCGCGGCGCTGTGGATGTACGGCACCCTGTCCGCGATCTGCTACCTGCCTCTGGCCCTCGGCCTCGTGCTCCTCCGCCGGCCGCAGATCGGCCCGGCGGGCTACGGCTTTATGGCCGGCAGCGCCGTCCTGCACATCGGCTATTTCCTCTTCCTCCAGCGTGGATACCGGGCGGGGGACCTCTCGGTGGTGTATCCCGTCGCGCGCGGGACCGGCCCGCTCCTGACCACGGCGGGCGCCATCGTGCTCTTGAACGAGCCGCTCACCGGCGGCGCGGCGACCGGCACAATCCTCATCGCCTCCGGCATCTTCCTGCTGGCCGGCGGGCTGCACTTCCTCAGGGCGCGCTCGGCCCGGATCGCCCTGGCCGTGCGGTACGGAGTGATCACCGGCGTCTTCATCGGGATGTACAGCCTGTGGGACAAGTACGCGGTGAGCGCGCTGCTGGTGCCGCCGATCCTGATGGATTGGGGGACGAGTGTCACACGCTCCCTGCTGCTGGCTCCGGTCGCGGCCCTGCGCTGGACGGAGGTGCGCGACCACTGGGCGCGGCACCGCCGGCCGCTCATCGGCATCGCGGTGCTGTCGCCGCTCTCCTACATCCTGGTCCTCACCGCGATGGTCTTCACCCCCGTCAGCTACGTCGCGCCGGCGCGGGAGGTCAGCATTCTGATCGGCACGGCGATGGGGACGCAGTGGCTGGCGGAGGGGCACACCCGCCACCGTCTGGCCGGCGCCGCGGCGATGGTCGCCGGGCTCGCCGTCCTGGCGCTGGGCTGA
- a CDS encoding endonuclease/exonuclease/phosphatase family protein, with the protein MTRSQVAAWLVAMTLVYGAVPIQAPAPVDATAAPSCEVPQVCPIGAVQGAVGDTVDGRRFRSPFAPPRGNGAGATVRIQGVLYEKTLARTTAGESRYGFFLQNPDTTADGDPLTSDGIFVFTGRSPTVPPRAGGSSYTPRVGDEIVLEGRVTEFFNLTEITEPRWVATVRTGVDIDAEVAPVEAAPPDEVAAAGRYWERLEGMRVLVPAGSLVVGGRIVFPRTRDGELWLMRPDHPLARRQAVFHRRVFRDPHPLDDIPELLFDNGNGFRIVLGSLGIKGATASPAALIAPARTFDRLAGPATGGVYFSFGKYQLMVDRQIALRPGPDPSTNGPAPGRDPGEVRIVTFNVDNLYDFRDDPADGCDFAGNPGCPGVEPPFDYVPASDAAYRRKVRELAAQLLTDLHAPDIVLVQEAEDQDFCRRRGLSLACDGGDGQPDVLQDLALEIARLGGPDYRAAADRDGADDRGIINAYLFRSDRIELPPAAEDHPILGSLPRIPYPEMGLGHNADVQNPKAVNAALPAGALRGADGTKVFTRPVQVALFRVRRALPGAAPVELYILNNHFSGGPTGRVAQRREQAAYNAALVAALRAMSPRVYVVVGGDLNAYPRPDDPSAPGELSSFSDQLRALYDAGLQNLWDVLVRRNPAGAYSYVFEGQAQTLDQLFVTTSLLHRLVRVWAAHLNSDWPAWHGGDGARGASDHDPQGADFRLRR; encoded by the coding sequence GTGACGCGCTCGCAGGTCGCCGCCTGGCTGGTGGCGATGACCCTCGTCTATGGGGCCGTGCCCATCCAGGCGCCGGCACCGGTCGACGCCACGGCGGCGCCGTCCTGTGAGGTGCCCCAGGTCTGCCCCATCGGTGCCGTGCAGGGCGCCGTCGGCGACACGGTTGACGGCAGGAGATTCCGCTCCCCGTTCGCTCCTCCACGCGGCAACGGCGCCGGCGCCACGGTCCGCATCCAGGGCGTGCTCTACGAGAAGACGCTGGCCCGCACCACGGCCGGGGAGAGCCGGTACGGATTCTTCCTGCAGAACCCGGACACCACGGCGGACGGGGATCCGCTCACGTCGGACGGGATCTTCGTGTTCACCGGTCGCTCCCCCACGGTACCGCCCCGCGCCGGCGGGTCCTCCTACACACCGCGGGTGGGGGACGAGATCGTTCTCGAAGGACGGGTCACCGAGTTCTTCAACCTGACGGAGATCACGGAGCCGCGCTGGGTGGCGACGGTACGGACGGGTGTGGATATCGACGCCGAGGTCGCGCCGGTCGAGGCCGCCCCGCCGGATGAGGTCGCCGCCGCCGGCCGGTACTGGGAGCGTCTGGAAGGCATGCGCGTCCTGGTTCCCGCCGGCAGCCTGGTCGTTGGCGGCCGCATCGTGTTCCCGCGCACGAGGGACGGCGAACTGTGGCTGATGCGGCCCGACCATCCCCTGGCGCGGCGGCAGGCCGTGTTCCACCGCCGGGTCTTCCGCGATCCCCACCCGCTCGACGACATCCCTGAGCTGCTGTTCGACAACGGCAACGGGTTCCGCATCGTGCTGGGCAGTCTCGGGATCAAGGGGGCGACCGCCAGCCCTGCGGCCCTCATTGCCCCGGCGCGTACCTTCGACCGGCTGGCCGGACCGGCCACGGGGGGTGTCTACTTCTCCTTCGGCAAGTACCAGCTCATGGTCGATCGGCAGATCGCGCTCCGCCCCGGACCGGATCCCTCGACCAACGGACCGGCACCGGGCCGCGACCCGGGGGAGGTGCGGATCGTCACCTTCAACGTTGACAATCTCTACGATTTCCGCGACGATCCCGCGGACGGCTGCGACTTCGCGGGGAATCCCGGCTGCCCGGGGGTGGAGCCGCCCTTCGACTACGTCCCCGCCTCTGACGCCGCCTACCGGCGGAAAGTCAGGGAGCTGGCCGCCCAACTCCTGACGGACCTCCACGCTCCGGACATCGTGCTGGTCCAGGAAGCAGAGGATCAGGACTTCTGTCGTCGGCGGGGACTCTCCCTGGCGTGCGACGGCGGGGACGGGCAGCCGGACGTGTTGCAGGATCTGGCGCTGGAAATCGCCCGTCTGGGGGGTCCGGATTACCGCGCCGCGGCGGACCGCGACGGCGCCGACGATCGCGGCATCATCAACGCCTACCTGTTCCGCTCGGACCGGATCGAACTTCCGCCCGCGGCCGAAGATCACCCCATCCTGGGGAGCCTACCCCGGATCCCCTATCCGGAGATGGGTCTCGGTCACAATGCCGACGTCCAGAATCCCAAGGCCGTGAATGCGGCCCTCCCGGCCGGGGCTCTCCGCGGAGCCGACGGGACGAAGGTATTCACACGCCCTGTGCAGGTGGCCCTCTTCAGGGTCCGCAGGGCCCTGCCGGGCGCCGCGCCGGTGGAGCTGTACATCCTGAACAACCATTTCAGCGGCGGGCCCACGGGGAGGGTGGCGCAGCGCCGCGAGCAGGCCGCCTACAACGCAGCCCTCGTGGCCGCCCTCCGGGCGATGAGCCCCCGCGTCTACGTGGTGGTGGGCGGCGACCTGAACGCCTATCCGCGGCCCGACGATCCCTCGGCACCGGGCGAGTTGTCCTCCTTCAGCGATCAGCTGCGCGCCCTCTATGACGCGGGGCTGCAGAATCTCTGGGATGTCCTTGTCCGGCGGAATCCGGCCGGCGCGTACAGCTACGTCTTCGAGGGACAGGCCCAGACCCTCGACCAGCTCTTCGTCACGACGTCCCTCCTCCACCGCCTCGTGCGCGTCTGGGCCGCCCACCTCAACAGCGACTGGCCTGCATGGCACGGCGGCGACGGTGCCAGGGGCGCAAGCGACCACGACCCCCAGGGCGCGGACTTCCGTCTCCGGCGCTGA
- a CDS encoding periplasmic heavy metal sensor, with the protein MIRRIALWTLVVAILITPTAAAQQPSSPQSSPGPRGWARRCAAVLPRQTVDPIVARYRDRLRAARENLRREERALRALLIAETSTRAAVDAQSQKVIDARNALLRSRLDMLWDLRSVIPPADRDLAFRCAWALMMRRR; encoded by the coding sequence GTGATTCGTCGGATTGCGCTGTGGACTCTGGTCGTCGCCATCCTCATCACGCCGACGGCGGCGGCGCAGCAACCCTCCTCGCCGCAGTCCTCTCCGGGACCTCGGGGCTGGGCTCGCCGGTGCGCGGCGGTCCTCCCGCGGCAGACCGTGGACCCGATCGTGGCCCGCTATCGGGACCGGCTCCGCGCCGCCCGGGAGAACCTGAGACGGGAGGAGCGCGCGCTGCGTGCGCTCCTCATCGCCGAGACCTCCACCAGGGCGGCGGTGGACGCGCAGAGCCAGAAGGTGATCGACGCCCGCAACGCCCTCCTGCGGTCGCGGCTGGACATGCTGTGGGATCTCCGATCCGTCATCCCGCCGGCGGATCGGGATCTGGCCTTTCGCTGTGCCTGGGCGCTCATGATGCGCCGGCGCTAG
- a CDS encoding phenylalanine--tRNA ligase beta subunit-related protein has product MEITIAPDLADRLFLGVLFAQDIYVRAEAPEVWAEVERLAESYRRRFAGKSPGEIAELQPARELYRRTGEDPTKLRPSSEALLRRVLRGEALYRINSLVDTCNLCSLAFLLPIGLYDLDRIVGNVEVRLGRPGEAYDSLGKGRYEVEGRLALFDDRGPFGSPTNDSRRTAITEATRRCLMVIFAPSRYPRERLQDHLAAAAGHLRTLAGAAAVETQIVPRG; this is encoded by the coding sequence ATGGAGATCACGATCGCGCCGGACCTCGCGGACCGCCTGTTCCTCGGCGTGCTCTTTGCGCAGGACATCTATGTGCGCGCCGAGGCGCCCGAGGTGTGGGCAGAGGTCGAACGGCTGGCGGAGTCCTACCGCCGGCGGTTCGCCGGGAAGTCCCCCGGGGAGATTGCCGAGCTGCAGCCCGCCCGCGAGCTCTACCGGCGGACGGGTGAGGATCCGACGAAACTCCGGCCGTCCTCTGAGGCGCTGCTGCGGCGCGTGCTGCGCGGCGAGGCGCTGTATCGGATCAACTCGCTGGTGGACACCTGCAACCTCTGCTCGCTGGCCTTCCTCCTGCCGATCGGGCTGTACGATCTGGACCGGATCGTGGGGAACGTGGAGGTCCGACTGGGCCGGCCGGGAGAAGCCTACGACTCCCTCGGCAAGGGGCGGTACGAGGTGGAGGGTCGCCTGGCACTGTTTGACGACCGCGGGCCCTTCGGCAGCCCGACCAACGACTCGCGCCGCACGGCCATCACCGAAGCGACGCGCCGCTGTCTGATGGTGATCTTTGCCCCCTCGCGCTATCCGCGGGAACGGCTGCAGGACCATCTGGCGGCGGCCGCCGGCCACCTGAGAACTCTGGCCGGCGCCGCCGCGGTCGAGACACAGATCGTTCCCCGGGGGTGA
- a CDS encoding acetate--CoA ligase family protein, with the protein MEPALRPFFAPRGIALIGASREPGKLGFGVAQNLVNSGYRGALHFVNPRGGTLLGRPVYEDVALVPDPVDLAVLIIPAPTVAETLRACGRRGIRAAIILSGGFREIGPPGEALEAECLRAAREYGMRLLGPNCVGVIDTHLPLDATFLSPPGPGKGDVAFISHSGAICAAVTDWARGQGFGLSRLISLGNQLDVTETDVLGPVGADPHTRVITLYLEGITTGRRFVQAARAVASAKPVIALKVGRSAAGQRAVASHTGALAGQEAAYNAAFERAGVIRADTSEEMFNWARALAWCPLPAGRSMAVLTNAGGPGVIAADALEAHGLTLAALNSATQDGLRRLLPPFASTANPVDILASATPEQYAASLRLLLDDPDVHGVLVILPPPPRVPAEAVADALIAVIREATKPVVVALMGELAVREAATRLRAARIPDYRFPEQAASALAALVRRREMLARPQEEPARPEGLRPELVRSLIDAQRAEFGPAFAQAPAARLLAAYGIGVAPMELARTPEEAVRIAEHLGFPVALKVASPDILHKSDIGGVALDVADRRAVARTFDDILGRTRQTRPQARVHGVCVQPMLPRGQEVIVGAVQDPQFGPLVMFGSGGLEVESLRDVAFALAPLSRGEAEALLDRTAAGRRLQGFRGWPAGDRAAVIETILRLGQLAADFSELQEVEINPLLVYPHGVAAVDTRIVLR; encoded by the coding sequence ATGGAGCCTGCGCTGCGGCCGTTCTTTGCGCCCCGGGGGATCGCCCTCATCGGCGCCTCCCGTGAACCGGGCAAGCTCGGCTTCGGGGTGGCGCAGAACCTCGTCAACAGCGGGTATCGGGGTGCCCTCCATTTCGTCAACCCCCGCGGGGGCACGCTGCTCGGCCGACCGGTGTACGAGGATGTGGCCCTGGTGCCCGACCCCGTGGACCTGGCCGTCCTGATCATCCCGGCCCCCACCGTCGCCGAGACCCTGCGCGCGTGCGGCCGGCGCGGCATCCGCGCCGCCATCATCCTCTCCGGGGGATTCCGGGAGATCGGACCCCCGGGGGAGGCGCTCGAGGCGGAGTGCCTCCGCGCGGCGCGGGAGTACGGGATGCGGCTGCTCGGGCCCAACTGTGTGGGCGTGATCGACACCCACCTGCCGCTGGATGCCACTTTTCTCTCCCCGCCGGGACCGGGCAAGGGTGACGTGGCCTTCATTTCGCACTCCGGGGCCATCTGCGCCGCGGTCACGGACTGGGCGCGGGGGCAGGGCTTCGGCCTCTCCCGTCTGATCAGCCTGGGCAACCAGCTGGATGTCACCGAAACGGATGTCCTCGGACCGGTGGGGGCCGATCCCCACACCCGCGTCATCACCCTGTACCTGGAGGGCATCACAACGGGCCGGCGGTTCGTCCAGGCGGCGCGCGCGGTGGCGTCGGCCAAGCCGGTGATCGCGCTCAAAGTGGGCCGGTCCGCGGCGGGGCAGCGCGCCGTAGCGTCCCACACCGGGGCCCTGGCCGGACAGGAAGCCGCGTACAACGCGGCGTTCGAGCGCGCCGGCGTGATCAGGGCCGACACCTCGGAGGAGATGTTCAACTGGGCCCGGGCGCTTGCCTGGTGCCCGCTGCCCGCGGGCCGGTCCATGGCCGTGCTGACCAACGCGGGCGGGCCCGGGGTGATCGCGGCGGATGCCCTGGAGGCCCACGGGCTGACGCTCGCCGCCCTGAACTCCGCCACCCAGGACGGCCTGCGGCGCCTGTTGCCGCCGTTCGCCAGCACCGCCAATCCGGTGGACATTCTGGCCTCGGCCACGCCCGAGCAGTACGCCGCCTCGCTGCGGCTGCTGCTCGACGATCCGGACGTCCACGGTGTGCTCGTCATCCTGCCGCCTCCGCCGCGCGTCCCGGCCGAGGCGGTGGCCGATGCGCTCATCGCGGTTATCCGGGAGGCGACCAAACCGGTGGTCGTCGCGCTGATGGGAGAACTCGCCGTGCGGGAGGCGGCAACCCGTCTGCGCGCGGCGAGAATACCCGACTATCGGTTCCCCGAGCAGGCGGCGTCCGCGCTGGCCGCGCTCGTCCGCCGCAGGGAGATGCTGGCCCGCCCCCAGGAAGAACCGGCGCGCCCGGAGGGGCTCCGGCCGGAGCTGGTGCGCTCCCTGATCGACGCCCAGCGGGCAGAGTTTGGACCGGCCTTCGCCCAGGCACCGGCCGCACGCCTCCTGGCGGCGTACGGCATCGGTGTCGCGCCGATGGAGTTGGCCCGAACGCCGGAGGAGGCGGTGCGCATCGCGGAACACCTGGGGTTCCCGGTGGCCCTGAAGGTGGCCTCGCCCGACATCCTCCACAAATCCGACATCGGCGGTGTGGCTCTCGACGTGGCGGACCGGCGGGCGGTGGCCAGGACCTTCGACGACATCCTGGGCCGGACGCGCCAGACCCGGCCGCAGGCCCGGGTGCACGGCGTGTGCGTCCAGCCCATGCTTCCCCGGGGTCAGGAGGTCATCGTTGGCGCGGTGCAGGATCCGCAGTTCGGACCGCTGGTCATGTTCGGATCGGGCGGGCTGGAAGTCGAATCCCTCCGCGACGTGGCCTTCGCCCTGGCCCCGCTGTCGCGGGGCGAGGCGGAGGCCCTGCTGGACCGCACCGCCGCCGGACGCCGGCTACAGGGCTTCCGGGGCTGGCCGGCGGGGGACCGCGCCGCGGTGATCGAGACGATCCTGCGGCTGGGCCAGCTGGCCGCCGACTTTTCGGAGCTGCAGGAGGTCGAGATCAACCCCCTGCTGGTCTACCCCCACGGGGTGGCGGCGGTCGATACACGCATTGTCCTCCGCTGA
- a CDS encoding ABC transporter substrate-binding protein has product MRRAIGPTLAAFLVLALVALPGPSSGSPADPSTLVVGQNTGILITLDPAVVFEVEGVVIVDQLYDKLVDLDMVDGKIKVVPEVAESWTLAPDGKTWTFKIRQGMKFPSGRAVDANAVVYSLRRALRLNRPSIYMFNELGLTKDNAETAVRMLDPYTVQIVVGQSFAPDLVLAILSFVATAVVDPGVVEQHIREGELGSDWLKDHSAGSGPYQLMRWERNEVVDMVAYAGYWRGIPPVKRIVIRDIPEPSAQRIALEKADIDVAWNLSPQMRQEIRTAKTPGLAIVRVPGHGMEYIGMNVKYPPLAKEQVREAIRYAIDYKAILEGIMRGEAIPLQTFVPVGYLGHNPAMPFKQDLNKAKQLLAEGGYPNGFEVELATNAPHPTRPDVAQVIQNELAKVGIKVKITTSAAATVLGKYREQGLQMILYGWGVDYPDPDALAKPFADGTIRQLAWRNAWMDPKATDLTRKAMLERDPRRRVALYKELTELVAHKGPFAILYQITNNWVIRTYVKGFEQAAALGTFHFDYTKISKVRQ; this is encoded by the coding sequence ATGCGCCGAGCCATTGGGCCAACGCTGGCGGCGTTCTTGGTCCTGGCCCTGGTGGCCTTGCCGGGACCGTCCTCGGGCAGCCCCGCGGACCCCAGCACGCTGGTGGTCGGACAGAACACCGGCATCCTCATCACCCTCGACCCGGCAGTGGTCTTCGAGGTCGAGGGGGTCGTGATCGTGGACCAGCTGTACGACAAGCTGGTCGACCTGGACATGGTGGACGGCAAGATCAAGGTTGTGCCCGAGGTGGCGGAGTCCTGGACTCTGGCCCCCGACGGCAAGACCTGGACCTTCAAGATCCGTCAGGGCATGAAGTTCCCCAGCGGCCGGGCCGTGGACGCGAACGCCGTGGTCTACTCCCTGCGCCGTGCCCTGCGTCTGAACCGACCCAGCATCTACATGTTCAACGAGCTGGGATTGACCAAGGACAATGCGGAGACGGCGGTCCGGATGCTCGACCCGTATACCGTGCAGATCGTGGTGGGGCAGTCCTTCGCGCCCGACCTGGTCCTGGCGATCCTCTCCTTTGTGGCCACGGCCGTCGTCGATCCGGGCGTGGTGGAGCAGCACATCCGCGAAGGCGAGCTGGGCTCGGACTGGCTGAAGGACCACAGCGCCGGATCCGGACCCTATCAGCTCATGCGCTGGGAGCGCAACGAAGTCGTGGACATGGTGGCGTACGCCGGCTACTGGCGGGGCATTCCGCCCGTGAAGCGGATCGTCATCCGCGACATCCCCGAGCCGTCCGCCCAGCGCATCGCACTGGAGAAGGCGGACATCGATGTCGCATGGAACCTGTCGCCTCAGATGCGCCAGGAGATCCGCACGGCAAAGACCCCGGGCCTGGCCATCGTCCGCGTCCCCGGTCACGGAATGGAATACATCGGGATGAATGTGAAGTACCCGCCCCTGGCCAAGGAGCAGGTGCGCGAGGCGATCCGCTACGCCATCGACTACAAGGCCATCCTCGAGGGGATCATGCGCGGCGAGGCCATCCCGCTGCAGACCTTCGTCCCCGTCGGGTACCTGGGCCACAACCCGGCGATGCCCTTCAAGCAGGACCTCAACAAGGCCAAGCAACTCCTGGCCGAGGGCGGGTATCCCAACGGGTTTGAGGTGGAGTTGGCCACCAACGCCCCTCATCCGACCCGACCTGATGTCGCACAGGTGATCCAGAACGAGCTGGCCAAGGTCGGCATCAAGGTGAAAATCACCACCTCGGCCGCGGCGACAGTCCTGGGCAAGTACCGCGAGCAGGGACTGCAGATGATCCTGTACGGCTGGGGGGTGGACTACCCCGATCCGGACGCGCTGGCCAAGCCCTTCGCCGACGGGACGATCCGGCAGCTCGCCTGGCGCAACGCCTGGATGGATCCCAAGGCCACGGACCTGACGAGGAAGGCGATGCTGGAACGCGATCCCCGCCGACGGGTCGCGTTGTACAAGGAGCTCACGGAGCTTGTGGCGCACAAGGGGCCGTTTGCCATTCTCTACCAGATCACGAACAACTGGGTTATCCGGACCTATGTGAAGGGATTCGAGCAGGCGGCGGCCCTCGGAACCTTCCACTTCGATTACACTAAGATCAGTAAGGTTCGGCAGTAA
- a CDS encoding ABC transporter permease: MNLATYVARRLALMVLVIFGVLVITFVVSHVIPADPVMAILGGNAPQEKVDALRRQLGFDKPLHLQFVAYMWGAVRGDLGTSLRTGRPVWDDIQQYFPATVELTVTAILLAIVLGIPLGVISAARRNQVHDHTARVFSIVGVSMPVFWTGLVLMLLLYYRLGWLPGPGRLDLEILPPPGRTRLLILDSLLAGHWAALRNALAHLVMPAFVLGYVATATIARVTRSSMLDVLYQDYIRTARAKGLVERVVILRHALRNALIPTVTVIGLVFGGLLEGSVLTETIFAWPGLGRYITTGYVTLDYPAVMGGTLYIAVVFSVVNLIVDLTYAFLDPRIRL; this comes from the coding sequence ATGAACCTGGCCACCTACGTCGCCCGGCGGCTGGCGCTGATGGTGCTCGTCATCTTCGGCGTCCTGGTCATCACCTTTGTCGTCTCCCACGTCATTCCGGCCGATCCGGTCATGGCCATCCTGGGCGGGAACGCGCCCCAGGAGAAGGTGGACGCGCTGCGCCGCCAGCTGGGCTTCGACAAGCCTCTGCACCTGCAGTTCGTCGCCTACATGTGGGGCGCGGTGCGGGGGGACCTGGGCACGTCCCTGCGCACGGGCCGCCCTGTCTGGGACGACATCCAGCAGTACTTCCCCGCCACCGTGGAGCTGACCGTCACCGCCATTCTGCTGGCCATCGTCCTGGGCATCCCGTTGGGCGTCATCTCGGCGGCCCGCAGGAATCAGGTCCACGACCACACGGCCCGGGTCTTCTCCATCGTCGGCGTCTCCATGCCGGTGTTCTGGACCGGGCTGGTCCTGATGCTCCTCCTGTACTACCGCCTGGGATGGCTGCCCGGACCGGGGCGGCTGGACCTGGAAATCCTCCCGCCGCCCGGCCGCACCCGCCTGCTCATCCTGGACAGCCTGCTCGCCGGCCACTGGGCGGCCCTGCGCAACGCCCTGGCCCATCTGGTCATGCCGGCCTTCGTCCTGGGATATGTGGCCACAGCGACGATCGCCCGCGTCACCCGGTCCAGCATGCTGGATGTCCTGTATCAGGACTACATCCGCACGGCACGGGCGAAGGGCCTGGTGGAACGCGTCGTCATCCTGCGGCACGCGCTGCGCAATGCCCTGATTCCCACCGTCACTGTGATCGGCCTGGTCTTCGGCGGCCTCCTGGAAGGCTCGGTGCTCACCGAGACGATCTTCGCCTGGCCGGGGCTGGGGCGGTATATCACGACCGGGTACGTCACGCTGGACTATCCCGCCGTGATGGGCGGGACGCTCTACATCGCCGTGGTGTTCTCCGTCGTGAACCTCATCGTGGACCTGACCTATGCCTTCCTCGACCCCCGCATCCGCCTCTGA